A window of Sorex araneus isolate mSorAra2 chromosome 3, mSorAra2.pri, whole genome shotgun sequence genomic DNA:
AAATTTCAAAGGAGTTGGGTTCATCATATTAGGTGGGAGTTTAAGAAAAAACTGTCAGGTcagtgagatagtatagtgggtaaggcatttgccttgcatgcagctgacctgagttctatctcttgcacctcatatggtccccaagtgctgccagaagtgatgcctgggtgtacagccaggagtaagccctgagtaccaccaggtgtgattcttcccacacacatacacacacaaataaaaaactcaatgaccagagagacagtgtagtaggtagaatgcttgccttgtgtgcagttgatgcaggttcgattcttgacacccaaatggtcccccaagcaccaccaggagtgatccctgagcacgaagccagaagtaatccctgagcactgccgggtgtccccccaccccaaatgtcaAGTATAAGTCTGATATTGTTCACCCTGATCAAATTCTTCACCCGTAGGCCATGGCTATTGCCTGACTCTCCCCTGCAATTTCTCTACTTTTTCTCTTGAGAGAGCCCCAGGGAAACCTGTGAAAATCTCATGAGCCAAATCTATCAGACCCAGAAGAAAGAGTCAGTATAGCATCAAGGAGATTGTCTGGGGTTGCAGACTCCAGTAAGGACCAGGCCAGTACCAAATAGGAGTGATGCAGAACAGGAGAAGACTCACAACTGTAAAGGTATGTGTGCCTTTCCAGAAAGGAGCACATGTTCTTTAGTTCTTTGCCCTTGGGTGGGCAAAGAAGTGTAGATATTGTTACTTgatcttggaatatttttttgACAGAAATTAACATTTGGATTTTtaagatagtataggagatagtataggaggtaatgTTCACGCTTCACCTGTAGCTGACCCAGTTAGCGTtgcaacaccacatatggttcctggagcaccactagCGGTCACTCCTTAgcccggagtagcccctgagtaagcacctctgggtatgacccaaacacttCTCTTCTCCTACCTTTgaatattttgggggggttgtctgggggggtcacatctggtcaCACCTGAtgttcagaggtttctcctggctctgaactcaggaattactcctggtgctgctcaggagactgactatatgggattctgggaatcgaacccaggtcagccgcatgcaaggcaaacgccctacccgctgtgctatcgctccaacccctcaccTTTGAATTTTTAAGCAATATATTTTAGTATAGAAATATTATTACCTCTGAATTAAAATTTCCTCATTCCCTACTTTTAGAAATATCTTAACTCCTGAAAAATATTTAGGCCAAAGAGAACTCGCCTGTTGCCTATCAGTTTGTGACTCTGCCCTattctagttctctctctcctgcctggaTGGAGCTTTCAGCCAATGTGAGAGATGGATGGATTGTCCCCACACTCTTTCTCCTGCCTCCTAGTCATCTCCACCTCTGCTCCCACTCTCTCCagcaggaagagggagaaagagaaagagccaGAGTAGAAGGGGCATCACTGTTTGGTGGCGGGGTTTTGGGGAGCACAAggccagtttcttttttcttttcttttttttttaatttatttatttttaattagagaatcaccgtgaggatacagttacagatttatacacttttgtgcttatacttccctcatacaaagtttggaacccatcccttcaccagtgcccattctccaccacccgtaaacccagtgtccctcccaccctccccaatcccatctcccccccaccccaccctgccactgtggcaaggcattcccttctgttttctctctctaattagctgttgtggtttgcaataaaggtgttgagtggccgctgtgctcagtctctagccctcatttagcccgcaactcccttcccccacatggccttcgactacaatgtagttagtgatcgcttctctgagttgacctttccccggaacgtgaggccagcctcgaagccatggagtcaacctcctggtacttatttctacagttcttgggtgttagtctcccactctgttattctatataccatagatgagtgcaatctttctatgtctgtctctctctttctgactcatttcactcagcatgaaacttttcatgcccatccacttgactacaaaattcttgacctccttttttctaacagctgcatagtattccattgtatagatgtaccaaagtttcctcaaccagtcatccgttctggggcattcgggttttttccagattctggctattgtaaatagtgctgcgatgaacatacatgtgcagatgttgtttcgattgtacttttttgcctctctgggatatattcccagcagtggtattgctgggtcaaatgggaattcaatatctaattttttgagagtcgtccatattgttttccagaagggctgaacaagtcagcattcccaccagcagtgaagaagggtccctttctccccacatcctctccaacagcggttgcttttgttcttttggatgtgtgctagtctctgtggtgtgaggtggtatctcaaagttgttttgatctgcatctctctgatgattagtgatgcagagcactttttcatgtgccttttggccattcgtatttcttccttggtaaagtttctgttcatttcttcgccccattttttgatggggttggatgttttcttcttgtagagttcaaccagtgctttatataccattgatatcaaccccttatctgatgggtattgtgtaaatatcctttcccattctgtggatagtctttgaattctggtcactgtatctcttgcggtgcagaagctttttagtttaatgtagtcccatttgttgatctctgtttttactagattgcttagttccgtgtcacctttgaagatacctttatcttcaatatcgtggagggtttcgccgaccttgtcttcaatgtaccttatggtttgtggtctaatgttgaggtctttaatccattttgatctgacttttgtgcatggtgtcaggtcaaggtctaaacccatttttttgcatgtggttgtccagttgtgccagcaccatttgttaaagaggctttccttgctccacttcacatctcttgctcccttatcaaagattagatggtcgtacatttggggttgtgtgtagggatattccaccctgttccattggtctacggctctgcctttgttccagtaccatgctgttttaattgttactgctttgtagtaaagtttgaggttggggatggtgatgcctcccatcatctttttcccaagaattgttatagctatccttggacgtttgttattccatatgaattttaggattgcttgatccatttctttgaagaatgtcatgggtatacttatagggatcgcattgaatctgtataatgctttagggagtattgccattttgacaacattgattctccctatccacgagcagggtatatgtttccatttcctcatgtcctctttgatttcatggagtagcgttatgtagttttctttgtaaaggtcttttacttccttggttaagctgattccgaggtacctgattttctggggcacgattgtgaatgggattgcttttttcatgtccctttcctctgcctcattgtttgcatatatgaaggccatggatttttgggtattgattttgtagcctgcaactttactgtataagtctattgtttctaagagtttcttagtagaggttttaggcttctctagatatagtatcatgtcgtctgcaaatagtgagagtttgatttcttcccttcctatctggatgcccttaatctctttttcttgtctaatagctatcgcaagtacttccagtactatattgaagaggagtggtgagagtgggcatccttgtcttgtgcctgatctcagaggaaaggcccttagtttttccccgttgaggataatgcttgccgtaggccaCAAGGCCAGTTTCTTCCCAGATACAAAGCTGACAGAATTGGCCAGGTGATCTTTGCAATGTGACAGTTAGAAGTATTTCCCTGCTTGTTTCATTTGAAAGTACGAGTAAGCATCACACTCGCTTTTCCAGAATGAATGACAGCGATGGGGATCACAGCTGCCTTGTGATCTCACCTAAAGTTTAGCTAATTTTAGAGGAAAGTGCTAAGTTTCAGGCACAAGCTGTTATAGGCAGCGCACATTtaacagggaaaaaataaaaatacttctgtTCCCAAAtagcagaaaattttaaaaggggcCACCCAGCCTGGGCCCCAAAGCTGAGCTGTCCGATCTGCAGCGTGCTTTTGTTGATTCTCAGAATGATGTCACTCTGCGCAGAGCTCTCTGCTTGCCTCTGTTCTCCTGGCTAGCTTCACCTAGTATTGGCTTTCTTATCCCCCcctcccatttttcttttcctccctccctctctcgctccctctctccttccctctctctctccctccctccctccctcttctttccttcctttctttttctctcttccttttttccctcccttctttctttccttctttcttttttccttctttttctttgtttcttctctctttctctctcctctttctttccttctctattttttctttctcttcctccctccctcccttccttcttctttctttctttctttctttctttctttctttctttctttctttctttctttctttctttctttctttctttctttctttctttctctctctctttctttcctttctttttccttcctttcttcttgagCCACGATGGTTtgctgttcatgatagggtttcacacAGACCTCATTCCAACCCCACATCCTCCACCCAAATcttcttcccttcaccattgtctcaggggcTCCCTCTACCCTGATTCTAACTCCCATCCTTGATAAGCTCatttctgtagaccagttctcagatttTGTTAACTTTTAGTATTTTGCtattcctttactatgtttcttgatATCCCATACATGAGAGCAATCATTCTGTACCTACTCCTCTCCTtatggctgacttcactcaggatGATACTCTCCCATTCTATCTatgtagtggcaaattgcatgatctcactgtcactgtcactgtcactgccatccccttgttcatcaatttgctcatgtgggcaccagtaacgtctctgttgtgaaacttcttgttactgtttctggcatattgaatacgccatgggaagcttgccaggctctgctgtatgggcaagatactctcgatagcttgccgggctctctgagaggggtagaggaatacCCGGTTCTTGCTGTGTGCAAGAGAAACGCCAAacctgctatgctgtcgctctagccctaCACggtctcatcttttcttatagctgaatagtattatGGTGTGTATCTCTATCATGGTGTCTTTTTCCAGTCATCTTCTCTTGAACATtggggttgtttacagattttgtctattgtgattAGTGCCACAGTGAATGTAGGAATACAAACGtcaacaatatggacaattctcaaaaaactaagagtTGAActctcatatgatccagcaattttacttcttggcatctaccccaagcaCCCAATACTGGCTTTGGAAAGGCAGAGGCACTGGTGAGAGGCAAGCTCCCAGAGGCCTGGATGGGAAAGATCAGTTGCCTAACAAAATCTGATCATGTGGTCATACCTGACTGGGATTTAAGCCAAGAGGTAAAAACCACACATTATTTCTGAGATATTTTTACAAAGCAGAtcgatttttttttccattttgcaaaTGTCACTTTAGAATACCTCATCATCGAATGTTCTAATGCAGCTTTACTTTTGATGGAAAACACAGACATGAGGCAGGAAAATAACACAGCAGTTAggacacatgcctagcatgcacaCGAGCtcggttcatccctggcaccacatgacttGCAAGCACATGGTGTGTCCCTGTAGACCCCCAGTACTGCTGGAGTGGTCAGGATAATTGCTGGTGCCtcaaagcctgagcaccactgctttCTCaagtccttgcattgaactgccagccAGGTTGAATGAGAATCCCTCGTGTGGGGCCCTTGGGCCTTCTGAgcacctcttggaaagcccattCCAACTCTGCCAAAAGAGATTCAGATATTCTTTTAAGagaggctttatttatttatttatttattttgattttttgggtcacacctagcagtgctcaggggttactcctggctctgcattcaggaattatccctggcagtgcttgggcgaccatatgggatgtggggatcaaacccgggttggccgcatgcaaggcaaacaccctacctgctgtgctttcgctccattCCTGAGATTCAGATTTTAAGAAGTACTTCTCAGTGCCATATCACAGAAGCATAACGTGTACCTCCCCCAAATAACTTCACATTGGTAGTAGCCAtatccaaaaagctaaaaaaaaaacgcAAGAGAAATTGAAGAGTACATGTTGACATAGTACCCtttattcagttttaattttttatatatttaagatgttgataataaatattatttcatacaTTCCAAACATTTCAGTGTTATCAGTATGAAAACTTGATGTGTTTtacatgctttcttttttctgttttggctttttgagtcacactggcaatgctcagaggttactcctgactctgcacccagcaattactcaggggaccatctgggatgccggggatcaaaccccatgttggccaaccacgtgcaaggcaaatgccctacccgctgtactatcgctccagccccattctttcttttgggaACAACGTCTTGAAAATCTGGTGTCTTTCACTTGTAGTACATCTCCTTTGGGAACAGACACATTTCTAGGGCTCCAGTAACCATAAATAACTAAGGCTCACACAATGGGAGACTCGGATGAGGAACTGGAGCTGTGAGTGTCAGGATTTCTATCTGAACTTGGTGACTAAGCAGAAATCCAGACTCTCTCAGTTAACAGATGGTTAACTGCATCTCTCCTTTCATGGGATGCCCTTGAATCAACGAGGATTTAGAGAAAGAGTTACTGACACCTGGAGACTGGGAGAGAACAGCATTCAGTTCAGGTCCATTATGCCACCTACTGTTGAGATACAAAGGTAATCAAGACACTGAAGCGCCTTCTCACCCCCAGAACATGCTGGGATTTGtgtgaaggaagaaatggccCTTTTCACGACTGTGTCATTTCTCAAGGAAGATATATTCACCTCATCTTCTCATAGGCAGTTACTGAGATACATTGACAGCACACTCTTTATATAATAAAGGACTGTTAATCtaatgattaaaaaattgaacacACCCTTGGGTCCTGAGAGTTTAACTCTTTTAACTTTATTGATTAGATTCTAATATGAGCTGTTTAAACAATGTcaacatttttttgggggaaggctacacccagtgatactcagggttactcctggctctgcactcaagaattattcctgacggggctcagggggccatatgagatgccagggattgaacctgggtcagctgtgcacaaggcgaaagctttacctgttgtactattgctctgattccAACAATGCTAACCTTTTATACTTTTACTTACAGCAAAATTGTCAAGAATGCCCCCAAATTAGACCTCATGAAGACACACCTTTGTCTGCAAAAAGAGGAGGCTAAATTAGACAAATTCTAAAGTTCCTCTTGGAAGAACTAGTATTTCTACTGTTTCATACATCTGTGTATTTGGATTTCACTTTGAACATTGATAGTACCAGTAAAAGTTGTTGGCTGAGtgttttgaagaaaaaattaatcTGCAGTGAGCTTATTTTCATCTTTAACCATGTCCAACAAGATTCTATattattctgggggctggagatatagcacagcgggtagggtgtttgccttgcacgtggccgacccgggttcaattcccagcatcccatacggtcccctgtgcaccgccaggagtaattcctgagtgcaaagccaggagtaccctgtgcatcactgggtgtgacccaaaaagaaaaaaaaagaataaggttctatatatttttttaaaaagcagagtaTATTATCTATTAACATAAAACATTATCTGGggagagcaataatatagcaatagggcacttgccttgcatgtgtctgacctgggtttgatccccagcatctcatacggtccttcaagccccacctggagtgatcccagagcgcaaagccagaagtaaggccaGAGAACTACTGAGTGTagtctgaaaacaaaaacagcagcaacaacaaaaaattatctgggtattttgttttgctttttacttttgagtttggagccacaccagctatgctcagagattattcctggctctgtgctcaggggtcaatcctggtagtgcttgggggtccaattggagtctgtgtgcaaggcaaatactttaacttctatacactctctctctagccccctattccagtgatttattttttagcatCCTTAGAATTTATAGTGCTTATGAAGTCCCATGCTTACTGAACCATGAACAATTCTAAAATTATACTCTTTAACTCATGTTCTAGGTGGAAAAGAGGTCAAAGATGAAGAGAAAgttggaaatgaaaacacaaggtTTGAAGTCAGGTTATTAAGAGATCATGTTGACGCCCCAGAAGCCGGAGGACCTCCTGGCAGGGAGGAAGCAGACCTTCCGCAGAAAGAGGACCCAAAAGACCCAGCAATGTCCACTGAAAGAGAGGGGGGTGGGCACAGCCACGAGAGAGCAGGGACACCCCATAAGAGCCTCCACCCTGATGTCAACAGTCCTGTCTCCAAAGAAGCAGTGACGCATCATTCTGAGCCCAGCTCAGGAGAGGACCGGGCCAAGGAACCAGAGAAACATCCCAAAGGGGAGCCGGAGGAAGATGCCAGCCAAGAGGCACCAGCGGAGACACAAGGCACTCTTCTCCACACGAGAAACCCAGCCTCCTCGAAGGGCAAAGCGGATGCTGCCTCCCCGTCTGACGGCACACACTCGAGTGAACGCTCTGAGGAGAGGACGCACAGCCGGGAGAGGAGCGGCCAGGAGAGCAGGGAAGATCCGGGGAGCTTCGAGAAGTTCCCCCAGGCGCCCGGAAGCCAGGCGGGGAGACAGCAGGAATCCGAGGAGAGTGAGGAAGAAGTGGCCAGCCCCGATGTGGACAAACGACGCTTGAGGCACCACCACGCCAGGACCAGGCCTGACGGCCCCTCCCAAGAGGGGAGCCCCGCAACCAAGGAGAGGGACCGTCCCCGCGAGGCTGTTGAGGAGTCAAATGTAGGCTGGGCCGGCTTCGGGGACAGGCAGGACCGCCACTCTAGCCACTACAGGGAGTTCCAGGAAGAACCAGAGTATGGCGGGCGTGCGGGGAGTTCCCCAGCTGTCCGGGCTCCTGAGGATGTGGCGGTGGCGCATCATCGAGGCAGAGGAAGTGAGGAGTCCAGGGAGGCAGACCCGTCCAGTcaggaggaagaggacgaggaggaggaggaagaggagcagaggaaccgCCCCGGCCTCGAGCTTGACAACATGGCACAGGGATACAGTgaagaaagcaaagaagagaggggctgggagtgggggcccCACCCCAGAGCTAAGGGAGGCCAGTCAGGGGCCAGCAACAAAGAAGACAAGAGGTTTCTGACTGGAGGCTACCGCCAGCTGGGAGAAAATCAGCTGGACCAGGCCAGGAGGTATCCACAAGGCGAGTGGGATGAGCAGGATAGAAACGACCTCGGGTACGGGCAGGGGAGAGGTGAagaaggaggctgggggaggtggcAGCAGCCAGAGTATCCGCAGGAGAGCAAGAAGACGGAGGAGGCCCGGCTTTCCGGGCAGAGATCCGCGCCCCGCTACACCTCTGAAGACAGGAAGCGGCTTGGGGCGCTGCTCAGCTCCTACTTTGGCCCTTCCCAGTGGAAGAACAGCCACTTTGAGAGGAAGGATGACGTGGACGCCGGTTTCCCAGAGGGGGAAGAGGACAGGCTGGCCGTGAACGAGAAGAGTTTCTTCCCAGAATACAACTATGACTGGTGGGAGAAAAAGCCCTTCGAGGACGATGTGAACTGGGGCTACGAGAAGAGGAGCTTCGCCCCGCGGCTGGACCTGAAGAGACAGTATGACAGAGTGGCCGAACTGGACCAGCTCCTCCACTACAGAAAGAAGGCTGCCGAGTTCCCGGACTTCTATGACTCCGAGGAGCCGATGAGTCTGCGCCAGGCAGCAGAAAGCGAAGGGGACAGGGCTGGCCAGGGTGTTCTGACAGAAGAGGAGGTACGGGGTCTCTGGGCTGGAGTTAAGTCAGAAGGGTTCTTGCTGGGGCCCGGGCCATAGCTCAGTGGTTGGAGCGCAGGCTTTGCAAGAGGGAAccttcagtccctggtaccatcTGGTCCCCAATACTCcatgatcccctgcaccactgggtgtggcctctgagcatcctgccaggatcagccctgagcaccactggatatagccTCCAACTCCTGAGGACCTGGAGGTGGTGGTTAATATTAATATGTTGTGGAGGAGTTGTTTAATATTAATATGTTGTGAGCCACAGACATAAGACacctgccatgcatgcagctgaactaCCTTCAGCCCCTGACACCACAGACAGGCCtctcaacactgccaggagtgatccctgagcacagagccaggagtaatctcagagCACATTCAAGTGTGGTCAAAGTCCCTCAAATTAATATATTCAAGATTGTCTGATATTAATTGAGAAATGGGTGGGAATCAGTCACCATGAGAGTGCATTCCTTAATCACTGAGCAGAAACAGTCTCTGTATCTGATATCCACCTAGGGTGCCCACACCCTCTAATTGCTATGCAATCTGGGCCTCATGTTAGAATCATCCAGAGACTGTTAGAAATCCCTGAGGTCTGAGATCTATCCCCAGCAGCTCTGTCATCTAGGTACTAGGGATAGCCTGGGCCTTTGCTCTGAGTTGATATCAGTGATCCCTCACTGATTTCAGTTGCCTGTTTCCACTCCTGGGTcattgcgggtagggcatttgccttgcacatggccaacccaggtccctctcagagagcccggcaagctactgagagtattccacttgcatggcagagcctggcaagctaccgtggcatattcgatatgccaaaaacagtaacaa
This region includes:
- the CHGB gene encoding secretogranin-1; the encoded protein is MHPAVLLGLLGAAAVIGSMPVDNGNHNEEMVTRCIIEVLSNALSKSNAPPITPECRQILKKSGKEVKDEEKVGNENTRFEVRLLRDHVDAPEAGGPPGREEADLPQKEDPKDPAMSTEREGGGHSHERAGTPHKSLHPDVNSPVSKEAVTHHSEPSSGEDRAKEPEKHPKGEPEEDASQEAPAETQGTLLHTRNPASSKGKADAASPSDGTHSSERSEERTHSRERSGQESREDPGSFEKFPQAPGSQAGRQQESEESEEEVASPDVDKRRLRHHHARTRPDGPSQEGSPATKERDRPREAVEESNVGWAGFGDRQDRHSSHYREFQEEPEYGGRAGSSPAVRAPEDVAVAHHRGRGSEESREADPSSQEEEDEEEEEEEQRNRPGLELDNMAQGYSEESKEERGWEWGPHPRAKGGQSGASNKEDKRFLTGGYRQLGENQLDQARRYPQGEWDEQDRNDLGYGQGRGEEGGWGRWQQPEYPQESKKTEEARLSGQRSAPRYTSEDRKRLGALLSSYFGPSQWKNSHFERKDDVDAGFPEGEEDRLAVNEKSFFPEYNYDWWEKKPFEDDVNWGYEKRSFAPRLDLKRQYDRVAELDQLLHYRKKAAEFPDFYDSEEPMSLRQAAESEGDRAGQGVLTEEEEKELENLAAMDLELQKIARKFSGNRGG